In the Prochlorococcus sp. MIT 1307 genome, one interval contains:
- a CDS encoding peptidylprolyl isomerase — protein sequence MNVNSIFKSLSQETLELVRRGNLVRSLIKEILIYDAINHIHIPPDILKEAINQFYKERQIENINDRKKFLSHHGLKESDLHHQISTPIKIQNLYEDKFGNKAEAHFLRRKENLDQFIYSILRVDNPNLAHELYLQIEGGESTFAALAREYSKDNDRFPDGLVGPRSLIGAHPLIKTAIRASTLGVLQEPFQIENYWLILRLEERRLAKLDSNMKRRMAFELFQIYIEEEIDKALESSKQLIIK from the coding sequence ATGAATGTTAATAGTATATTTAAAAGCCTAAGTCAAGAAACATTGGAATTGGTTCGAAGAGGCAATTTAGTTAGATCACTAATTAAGGAAATTTTAATTTATGATGCTATTAATCATATACATATACCTCCAGATATTTTGAAAGAAGCTATTAATCAATTCTACAAAGAAAGGCAAATAGAAAATATCAATGATCGAAAAAAATTTCTTTCTCACCATGGACTAAAAGAAAGTGATCTTCATCATCAAATAAGTACTCCAATAAAAATTCAGAATCTATACGAAGACAAATTTGGAAATAAAGCGGAAGCTCATTTCCTTCGCAGAAAGGAGAATCTTGATCAATTTATATACAGTATATTAAGAGTAGATAATCCTAATCTTGCTCATGAATTATATCTACAAATAGAAGGAGGAGAATCAACATTTGCTGCTTTGGCTCGTGAATATTCCAAAGACAACGACAGATTCCCAGATGGGCTTGTAGGTCCAAGAAGCCTAATTGGAGCTCATCCATTAATTAAGACAGCAATAAGAGCATCCACACTAGGTGTTTTACAAGAGCCCTTTCAAATAGAAAATTACTGGTTAATACTTAGACTAGAAGAGAGGAGATTAGCAAAGCTTGATTCCAATATGAAAAGAAGAATGGCATTTGAACTCTTCCAGATATATATTGAAGAAGAAATTGACAAAGCCCTAGAGAGTTCAAAGCAATTAATTATTAAATAA